In the genome of Prosthecobacter algae, one region contains:
- a CDS encoding type II toxin-antitoxin system prevent-host-death family antitoxin — MKAITYTAARENLAHTMDSVCLDHDPVIITRNRDQAVVMMSLEDYESLQETAYLLRAPANARRLLESLDELKRNQGITKSLAELTA, encoded by the coding sequence ATGAAGGCAATAACATACACCGCTGCCCGCGAAAACCTCGCTCACACCATGGACAGCGTCTGTCTGGACCATGATCCTGTGATCATCACCCGTAACCGCGATCAAGCAGTCGTAATGATGTCTTTGGAGGACTATGAATCTCTCCAGGAAACCGCCTATCTCCTCCGTGCTCCTGCCAATGCACGCAGACTATTGGAGTCCCTCGACGAGCTCAAAAGGAATCAAGGCATCACCAAGTCGCTGGCAGAACTGACGGCATGA
- a CDS encoding Txe/YoeB family addiction module toxin, whose product MNIQFSSRAWEDYTYWQQFDKKISKKINELLKDISRSPHEGIGKPEPLKHALSGFWSRRITDEHRLVYRIEGKTIQVAQARYHYED is encoded by the coding sequence ATGAATATCCAGTTTTCGTCCCGTGCCTGGGAGGACTACACCTACTGGCAGCAATTCGATAAAAAGATCTCCAAGAAGATCAATGAGCTGCTCAAGGACATTTCACGAAGCCCCCATGAGGGCATCGGCAAACCCGAACCCCTCAAACACGCCCTCAGTGGATTTTGGTCACGGAGGATCACCGATGAGCATCGCCTGGTTTACAGAATCGAAGGTAAGACCATTCAAGTCGCCCAGGCACGCTACCACTACGAAGATTGA
- a CDS encoding AraC family transcriptional regulator, with product MKVVMQVEREQIQIPSGHSFRVLRWSRSLKEVECVLGPDLAERVTGEGTHWHFHVEMELTLFTSGEGTRFVGDHIGSFAPGDLVLLGERLPHYWHTRQASSGISVQWYFPLGHAFWSFPETAALAELFRRSGHGLHLQGETAAEVSGWLQEMTRADGLQQLALLLRILSRIQQAMAAEHCPLSGRSFALAAESHYQQAIAKAVRHLVAHFREEVRLEDVLKLTHLSRPTFARQFKKHSGRTMSEFLNHLRIQAACRELVESDRTVLEIALRCGFTQVSFFNRLFRRVMKCSPTGYRAVRKG from the coding sequence ATGAAAGTGGTCATGCAGGTGGAGCGCGAGCAAATCCAGATTCCCAGCGGGCACTCCTTCCGGGTGCTGCGCTGGTCGCGCTCGCTGAAAGAGGTTGAATGTGTGCTGGGGCCGGATCTGGCGGAGCGAGTGACGGGGGAGGGGACGCACTGGCACTTTCACGTGGAGATGGAGCTGACGCTTTTCACTTCGGGCGAAGGGACGCGGTTTGTGGGGGATCACATCGGTTCCTTTGCGCCGGGAGATCTGGTGCTGTTGGGCGAGCGGCTACCGCACTACTGGCACACACGGCAGGCCTCCAGCGGCATCTCCGTGCAGTGGTACTTTCCGTTAGGCCATGCCTTCTGGTCTTTCCCGGAGACTGCGGCGTTGGCCGAGCTGTTCCGGCGTTCCGGGCATGGTTTGCATCTACAGGGAGAGACGGCGGCGGAGGTCTCGGGCTGGCTGCAGGAGATGACGAGGGCCGATGGTCTTCAGCAACTGGCGCTGCTGCTGCGCATCCTTTCGCGCATCCAGCAGGCGATGGCGGCAGAGCATTGTCCACTTTCGGGACGCTCCTTTGCGCTGGCGGCGGAGTCACACTACCAGCAGGCCATTGCCAAAGCGGTACGGCATTTGGTGGCGCATTTTCGTGAGGAAGTGCGGCTGGAGGACGTGCTGAAACTCACGCACCTGAGTCGCCCCACCTTTGCTCGGCAATTCAAGAAACATTCCGGGCGCACGATGAGCGAGTTCCTCAATCACCTAAGGATCCAAGCTGCCTGCCGCGAGCTGGTGGAAAGCGACCGCACTGTGCTTGAGATCGCCTTGCGCTGTGGGTTTACCCAGGTGTCGTTTTTTAATCGACTGTTCCGGCGGGTGATGAAATGCAGCCCGACAGGGTATCGGGCTGTGAGGAAGGGGTGA
- a CDS encoding TIM barrel protein: MSTPTDYRFSFGPWNISEGADPFGTEVRPVFPHEEKYALYRPLGFEGVQFHDDDVVPGMDGFTPSQLTEKATEVKTMLANQGLTPEFVAPRLWFAEQTTDGAYTSNSAADRAYAWDRTKKCIDIARALDCKAIVLWLSREGTYIREAKDARLAYQRILETVNAMLDYDKEIEIWIEPKPNEPTDQAYVPTIGHAIALSFASSDHKRVKGLIESAHALLAGLDPSDEMAFALAHDKLGSVHLNDQNGLKYDQDKNFGGANLRVAFNQVRVLEEAGYGQRGEFIGLDIKAMRTQRGCPVTAHLSNSRELFLHVLEKVRTVDNNLVQQYRDARDYEALELYIMKHLMGIK, encoded by the coding sequence ATGAGCACCCCAACCGACTACCGTTTTTCCTTTGGCCCCTGGAACATCAGTGAAGGCGCAGACCCCTTCGGCACCGAAGTCCGCCCCGTTTTCCCCCATGAGGAAAAGTATGCGCTTTACCGCCCGCTGGGTTTTGAAGGCGTGCAGTTCCATGATGACGATGTCGTCCCCGGCATGGATGGCTTCACACCAAGTCAGCTCACCGAAAAAGCCACTGAGGTGAAGACCATGCTGGCCAACCAGGGCCTCACGCCTGAGTTCGTCGCCCCGCGTCTGTGGTTTGCCGAGCAGACCACCGACGGTGCCTACACCTCCAACAGCGCCGCCGACCGCGCCTATGCCTGGGATCGCACCAAAAAGTGCATCGATATCGCCCGCGCCCTGGATTGCAAAGCCATTGTCCTCTGGCTCTCCCGCGAAGGCACCTACATCCGCGAAGCCAAGGATGCACGCCTCGCCTACCAGCGTATCTTGGAAACGGTGAACGCCATGCTGGACTACGACAAGGAGATCGAAATCTGGATCGAGCCCAAGCCCAATGAGCCGACCGACCAAGCTTACGTGCCCACCATCGGTCATGCCATCGCCTTGTCCTTCGCCTCCAGTGATCACAAGCGTGTGAAGGGCCTCATCGAGAGTGCCCACGCCCTCCTCGCCGGCCTCGACCCGAGCGATGAAATGGCCTTTGCCCTCGCCCATGACAAGCTGGGCAGCGTGCATCTCAATGACCAGAACGGCCTGAAATACGACCAGGACAAAAACTTCGGTGGGGCCAACCTGCGCGTCGCCTTCAACCAAGTGCGCGTCCTCGAAGAAGCCGGCTACGGCCAGCGTGGCGAATTCATCGGCCTGGACATCAAGGCCATGCGCACCCAGCGCGGCTGCCCCGTAACCGCTCATCTGAGCAACAGTCGCGAGCTCTTCCTCCACGTTCTGGAAAAAGTCCGCACCGTGGACAACAACCTGGTCCAGCAGTACCGCGATGCCCGCGACTACGAGGCGTTAGAATTGTACATCATGAAGCACTTGATGGGGATCAAATAA
- a CDS encoding aldolase — protein sequence MKQYRLNRLFNAKSARCFDVAVDHGFFNQPGFLQGIEDMRVVIKTLVDAAPDAIQLTVGQARHLQEVPGRFKPSLVLRTDVANIYGKELPESRFSLMLEETMLQAVRLDAACVCVNLFQIPGAPEVHEQCVENILRLKPQADYYGMPMMIEPLVFQANSIAGGYMVNGDETAITYLVRQAVELGADIVKADPTDDVSVYHKVIAAASGIPILVRGGGRVSDKEILERTQGLLAQGAAGIVYGRNVIQHPNPKGITQALMAMVHDNASVDEALKLVTA from the coding sequence ATGAAACAATACCGTCTCAATCGTCTCTTCAATGCCAAGTCTGCTCGCTGCTTCGATGTGGCCGTGGACCATGGTTTCTTTAATCAGCCAGGGTTCCTCCAGGGCATCGAAGACATGCGCGTGGTCATCAAGACCCTCGTCGATGCAGCACCGGATGCCATCCAGCTCACCGTCGGTCAGGCCCGTCATTTGCAGGAAGTCCCAGGACGTTTCAAACCCTCCTTGGTCCTGCGCACGGATGTGGCCAATATCTATGGCAAAGAGCTGCCTGAGAGCCGCTTCAGCCTCATGCTGGAAGAAACCATGCTTCAGGCCGTCCGTCTGGATGCCGCCTGCGTCTGCGTGAATCTTTTCCAGATCCCCGGTGCCCCGGAAGTGCATGAGCAATGCGTGGAGAACATCCTCCGACTCAAGCCCCAGGCCGACTACTATGGCATGCCGATGATGATCGAACCCCTCGTCTTCCAGGCCAACAGCATTGCGGGTGGCTACATGGTGAATGGCGATGAAACCGCCATCACTTACCTCGTCCGCCAGGCCGTGGAATTAGGTGCCGATATCGTGAAGGCGGACCCCACCGATGACGTCAGCGTTTATCACAAAGTCATCGCTGCCGCCTCCGGCATCCCGATCCTTGTCCGTGGCGGTGGCCGCGTGAGCGACAAGGAAATCCTGGAGCGCACGCAGGGCCTGCTGGCCCAAGGTGCCGCAGGCATCGTGTATGGCCGCAACGTCATCCAGCATCCGAATCCCAAGGGCATCACCCAGGCCCTCATGGCCATGGTGCATGACAATGCCAGCGTGGATGAAGCCCTCAAACTCGTCACGGCATGA
- a CDS encoding Gfo/Idh/MocA family oxidoreductase, with the protein MKDIRIGIIGGGLMGREMASAFARWCALTDVSVRPVLTSVADLNPATLAWFDCIPSCTQKTTDYHELLANPEVDVVYVAVPHNLHEKLYLDVLAAGKDLFAEKPFGIDLPSSRRILGAVKSSGRFVRCSSEMPFFPGAQRAFEIAKKGEIGRVLEVVSGFHHSSDLDPTKAANWKRINATCGEGGALNDLGMHSCHLPLRLGWKPTRLFAQLQKGYPQRPDGKGGVTNCDTWDNALLHTWMTIADQEVPLRLEMKRLAPGATNTWFIEILGTDGGVRFSTAEPKTLWIFERGKEQWWKRTELGFGTPFKAVTGGIFEPGFPDVIQQMWAAYLMEREGLLEGRFGCATPEEAVATHEIFAAALESQRAGTVVSL; encoded by the coding sequence ATGAAAGACATCCGCATCGGCATCATCGGCGGCGGCCTCATGGGTCGCGAAATGGCCAGCGCCTTCGCCCGCTGGTGTGCGCTCACCGATGTGAGTGTGCGCCCCGTGCTCACCTCCGTGGCAGATTTGAATCCTGCCACCTTGGCCTGGTTTGATTGCATCCCTTCCTGCACGCAGAAGACCACGGATTACCATGAACTCCTGGCCAATCCCGAAGTGGATGTGGTCTATGTGGCCGTGCCACATAACCTGCACGAAAAGCTTTATCTGGATGTCCTCGCCGCTGGCAAAGACCTCTTTGCGGAAAAGCCTTTCGGTATTGACCTACCTTCCTCACGCCGCATCCTCGGTGCGGTGAAGTCGAGCGGGCGCTTCGTCCGCTGCAGCTCAGAGATGCCCTTCTTCCCAGGTGCCCAGCGTGCTTTTGAAATCGCCAAAAAAGGCGAGATCGGCCGCGTGCTAGAAGTCGTCTCCGGCTTCCATCACAGCAGCGATCTGGACCCCACGAAGGCGGCTAACTGGAAGCGTATCAACGCCACCTGTGGTGAAGGTGGCGCGCTCAATGACCTGGGCATGCACTCCTGTCACCTGCCGCTGCGCCTGGGCTGGAAGCCGACACGCCTGTTTGCCCAGCTTCAGAAAGGCTACCCCCAGCGTCCTGATGGCAAAGGCGGCGTAACAAATTGTGATACCTGGGACAATGCCCTGCTGCACACCTGGATGACCATCGCCGATCAAGAGGTGCCCCTGCGCCTGGAAATGAAGCGTCTGGCCCCCGGTGCCACCAACACCTGGTTCATCGAGATCCTCGGCACCGATGGCGGCGTGCGTTTTAGCACTGCCGAACCGAAGACCCTTTGGATCTTTGAGCGTGGCAAGGAACAGTGGTGGAAACGCACCGAGCTTGGCTTTGGCACGCCGTTCAAAGCCGTGACCGGTGGCATCTTCGAGCCTGGTTTCCCAGACGTCATTCAGCAGATGTGGGCCGCTTACCTAATGGAGCGCGAAGGACTGCTGGAAGGTCGCTTTGGCTGCGCCACCCCTGAAGAGGCCGTGGCCACCCATGAGATCTTTGCCGCAGCGCTGGAGTCCCAGCGCGCAGGTACCGTCGTCAGTCTCTGA
- a CDS encoding carbohydrate kinase family protein, with translation MTSPRSGILAAGNFIVDYVKIVDHYPQQDMLASILGESQANGGGPYNVLKDLTAMRAGFPLVACGLVGDDANGRWIRSDCEAHGIDTAQLHSTAQRSTSYTDAMTVQSTGRRTFFHQRGANALFAPSHCDCTQSNAKILHLGYLMLLDHMDSFAEDGRTHAAHLLALAQQAGLETSVDMVSTENPQFREIALSALPFTDHLIINEIEASRVLTRTLPADDFPALLAAAQEILQLGVKQSVTIHVEHGAAACTHAGETHIQPSLNLPAGYSQGATGAGDAFAAGLLYGLHEGYSLAERLRLAVCTAAASLSHPTPSGGMKPVAECLALTGRFEFRF, from the coding sequence ATGACCTCCCCTCGCTCAGGCATTCTGGCCGCTGGCAACTTCATCGTGGATTACGTGAAGATTGTGGATCACTACCCCCAGCAGGACATGCTGGCCAGCATCCTGGGCGAGTCGCAGGCCAATGGCGGTGGGCCTTACAATGTGCTCAAAGACCTCACTGCCATGCGGGCGGGCTTTCCTCTGGTCGCTTGCGGCCTGGTGGGAGACGATGCCAATGGCCGCTGGATCCGCAGCGATTGTGAAGCTCACGGCATTGATACCGCACAACTGCACAGCACGGCTCAACGCTCCACCTCTTACACCGATGCGATGACGGTGCAGAGCACCGGACGTCGCACCTTTTTCCATCAGCGTGGGGCCAATGCGCTCTTTGCTCCCAGCCACTGTGACTGTACACAGTCCAACGCCAAGATCCTACACCTGGGTTACCTCATGCTGCTGGATCACATGGATAGCTTTGCGGAAGATGGCCGCACCCATGCCGCCCATCTGCTCGCCCTGGCCCAGCAAGCAGGCTTAGAAACCAGCGTGGACATGGTCAGCACGGAGAACCCCCAGTTCCGCGAAATCGCCCTCAGCGCCCTACCCTTTACGGACCATCTCATCATCAATGAGATCGAAGCTTCCCGTGTGCTCACCCGCACCCTCCCCGCCGATGACTTCCCTGCCCTCCTCGCCGCCGCGCAGGAGATCCTTCAGCTCGGTGTTAAACAGAGCGTCACCATCCATGTCGAGCACGGTGCCGCTGCCTGCACCCATGCTGGGGAAACCCACATCCAGCCCTCGCTGAACCTGCCAGCAGGTTACAGCCAGGGTGCCACCGGCGCAGGCGATGCCTTTGCCGCCGGTCTCCTCTACGGCCTCCACGAAGGTTACTCGCTGGCGGAGCGCCTCCGCCTCGCCGTCTGCACCGCCGCCGCCTCGCTCTCGCATCCCACACCTTCTGGCGGCATGAAACCTGTCGCCGAATGCTTGGCCCTCACGGGCCGTTTTGAGTTCCGATTTTAG
- a CDS encoding FadR/GntR family transcriptional regulator, whose translation MILDTIARPPSLVEKVCQSLATIARRDVAEDENWLPTERELAVQLGVSRSVVREATKRLEQQGLLEIRQGLGIRTVNHLHKPLTGALELLVPDATERLRQLIEVRLMVEPENARLAAERATPKQVKTLRAVHEKLALATTFEDSVMADMEFHRTLAVLSGNQIAGLLMHSLSDLLQASLKHGYQRVTPATAIRQHAAVVKAIEQGDSAAAARAMHKHLITAREDLGLNGSPTA comes from the coding sequence ATGATCCTCGACACCATCGCCCGCCCGCCTTCCCTGGTGGAAAAAGTCTGTCAAAGCCTGGCTACCATCGCGCGGCGGGATGTGGCGGAGGATGAAAACTGGTTACCGACGGAGCGCGAACTTGCGGTTCAACTGGGCGTAAGCCGCAGCGTGGTGCGCGAGGCGACGAAACGGCTGGAGCAGCAGGGCCTGCTGGAGATCCGCCAGGGCTTGGGCATCCGCACCGTCAATCACTTGCATAAGCCCCTCACGGGCGCGCTGGAACTGCTGGTGCCCGATGCCACGGAACGGCTGCGCCAGCTCATCGAAGTCCGCCTCATGGTCGAGCCTGAAAACGCCCGCCTGGCAGCGGAACGTGCGACACCAAAACAGGTGAAAACCCTCCGAGCCGTTCATGAAAAGCTGGCCCTGGCCACCACTTTTGAAGACTCCGTCATGGCCGACATGGAATTTCATCGCACGCTGGCCGTGCTTTCGGGAAATCAGATTGCCGGGCTCCTCATGCACTCGCTTTCAGATCTCCTGCAGGCAAGCCTAAAACATGGTTACCAGCGCGTCACCCCCGCCACCGCCATCCGCCAGCACGCCGCCGTGGTGAAAGCCATCGAGCAAGGCGACAGCGCTGCCGCAGCCCGTGCCATGCATAAGCATCTCATCACCGCCCGTGAAGACCTCGGCCTGAATGGATCCCCTACTGCCTAA
- a CDS encoding DUF1501 domain-containing protein produces MNTTFLSRRAFLDRMSTGLTGVALTRLINGAPVQHPHFAPKAKQVLQIFCPGAASHVDLWDHKPMLEKYHGTPMPGGEAEVSFQGKNGNLMRSPWDFVPAGQSGKKITSLLPHMARHVDDIAFIHSMASRTNTHGPGCVAMNSCFTRDGFPSAGSWVSYGLGSLNENLPTYVSIQDLRGEPPNGKSNWSNGFLPAQHQAVSMAAQQPLRNLARPAAISPAEEKATREYLHFINQQHAQAHPGQEELRARMAAYELAAKMQLTAPEVSDLSREPQHIQDLYGTNDANHLKSAYARNCLLARRFLEQGVRYVSLYSASRASAVDGLLNWDAHKTLKADYERHGPIFDQPTAALLTDLKQRGMLNDVLIIWCTEFGRMPTHQQGTSGRDHNPDAYTAWMMGAGIKGGVSHGATDDFGRRSVQDVTSVYDFYATILHLLGLDHEKLTYYHNGTNRRLTDVHGHVLTPILA; encoded by the coding sequence ATGAATACGACCTTCCTTTCCCGCCGTGCGTTTCTGGATCGCATGAGCACCGGCCTCACCGGTGTGGCCCTCACCCGACTCATCAATGGTGCCCCGGTCCAACACCCACACTTTGCGCCCAAGGCGAAGCAGGTGCTGCAGATCTTCTGCCCCGGTGCGGCCTCTCACGTGGACCTTTGGGACCACAAACCGATGCTGGAAAAATACCACGGCACGCCCATGCCTGGGGGTGAGGCCGAGGTGAGTTTCCAGGGAAAGAATGGCAATCTCATGCGCTCGCCGTGGGACTTTGTGCCTGCGGGGCAGAGCGGTAAAAAGATCACCTCCCTGCTCCCGCACATGGCGCGGCATGTGGATGACATCGCCTTCATCCACAGCATGGCCTCGCGCACGAACACGCACGGCCCCGGCTGTGTGGCCATGAACTCCTGCTTTACGCGTGATGGTTTCCCCAGCGCGGGCTCCTGGGTGAGCTACGGCCTGGGCAGCCTCAATGAAAACCTGCCCACCTACGTTTCCATCCAGGACCTGCGTGGAGAGCCGCCTAACGGCAAGTCTAACTGGAGCAACGGCTTCCTCCCTGCTCAGCATCAGGCCGTCAGCATGGCCGCGCAGCAGCCCCTGCGAAATCTCGCCCGGCCAGCCGCCATCTCTCCCGCAGAGGAAAAAGCCACACGCGAATACCTGCATTTCATCAATCAACAGCACGCCCAGGCCCACCCCGGTCAGGAGGAACTCCGGGCACGCATGGCCGCGTATGAATTGGCGGCCAAGATGCAGCTCACCGCGCCGGAAGTCAGCGATCTCTCCCGCGAACCCCAGCACATCCAGGATCTCTACGGCACGAATGATGCCAACCACCTCAAGTCCGCCTACGCACGCAATTGTTTGTTAGCCCGCCGATTTCTGGAGCAGGGAGTTCGCTACGTCAGCCTTTACTCCGCATCCCGCGCCAGCGCGGTGGATGGCCTGCTGAATTGGGATGCACACAAAACCCTCAAGGCCGACTACGAACGCCACGGCCCCATCTTTGACCAACCCACCGCCGCCTTGCTCACGGACCTGAAACAGCGCGGCATGCTCAATGATGTGCTCATCATCTGGTGCACCGAGTTTGGCCGCATGCCTACGCACCAGCAGGGCACCTCGGGGCGGGATCATAACCCCGACGCCTACACCGCCTGGATGATGGGCGCGGGCATCAAAGGTGGGGTGAGCCACGGGGCCACCGATGACTTTGGCCGCCGTAGCGTGCAGGACGTCACCAGCGTTTACGATTTCTACGCGACCATCCTTCATCTGTTAGGCCTGGATCACGAAAAACTCACCTACTACCACAACGGAACGAATCGCCGCCTCACCGATGTGCACGGCCATGTGCTGACGCCAATCTTGGCCTGA
- a CDS encoding type II toxin-antitoxin system RelE/ParE family toxin, which produces MSWKLHLAPDAVRCIEDQMRWYEEDEQRGGSDLADRWLGKLETALSKLNQHPERHGFAPENGRWQPHLELRQMRFVPWKSKPGWRLLYVLDEGRQHLTLLQVRHERRPWLVD; this is translated from the coding sequence ATGAGCTGGAAACTGCACCTCGCGCCTGATGCGGTGCGCTGCATCGAAGACCAGATGCGCTGGTATGAAGAGGATGAGCAGCGCGGTGGATCAGACTTAGCAGATCGCTGGTTAGGCAAGCTGGAAACAGCCTTGTCAAAACTGAATCAGCACCCTGAGCGGCACGGCTTTGCCCCTGAGAATGGCCGCTGGCAGCCCCATCTGGAACTGCGTCAGATGCGATTCGTCCCCTGGAAATCCAAGCCAGGTTGGCGTTTGCTTTACGTGCTGGATGAAGGCCGTCAGCATCTAACACTTTTGCAGGTCCGTCATGAACGACGACCTTGGCTGGTGGACTAG
- a CDS encoding type II toxin-antitoxin system Phd/YefM family antitoxin yields MDISLKDDVVSLTDFSRNTRKHTRALAKNHRPRVLTHNGKAAVVVMSVVAFEALSHEAEEHRLDVRLQAALNDYAKGRPTQPASQAFEGIRSRAATRRQPAP; encoded by the coding sequence ATGGATATTTCCTTGAAAGACGATGTGGTGAGCCTCACGGACTTTTCGCGAAACACGCGGAAGCACACCCGCGCGCTGGCTAAAAACCACCGCCCTCGCGTGCTGACCCACAATGGCAAAGCTGCAGTGGTGGTGATGTCGGTCGTCGCCTTTGAGGCATTGTCCCATGAGGCGGAGGAACATCGCCTGGATGTGCGCCTGCAGGCCGCGCTGAACGACTACGCCAAAGGCCGCCCCACCCAGCCCGCCAGCCAGGCTTTTGAGGGCATCCGCAGTCGCGCTGCCACACGCCGCCAGCCTGCCCCATGA